From one Passer domesticus isolate bPasDom1 chromosome 15, bPasDom1.hap1, whole genome shotgun sequence genomic stretch:
- the HAPSTR1 gene encoding HUWE1-associated protein modifying stress responses 1, with protein MEDKKEEGEAEIQEHGPEHWFSKWERQCLAEAEQEEALAPELQDEAAAQPEHKQQKLWHLFQNSATAVAQLYKDRVCQQPGLSLWVPFQNAATAVTNLYKESVDAHQRSFDLGIQIGYQRRNKDVLAWVKKRRRTIRREDLISFLCGKVPPPRNSRAPPRLTVVSPNRATSTETSSSVETDLQPFREAIALHGLSGAMASISVRSSTPGSPTHVSSGSNASRRRNGLHDVDLNTFISEEMALHLDNGGTRKRTSAQCGDVITDSPTHKRNRMI; from the exons ATGGAGGACAAGAAGGAGGAGGGCGAGGCGGAGATCCAGGAGCACGGGCCCGAGCACTGGTTCAGCAAGTGGGAGCGGCAGTGCCTGGCTGAGGCCGAGCAGGAGGAGGCGCTGGCGCCGGAGCTGCAGGACGAGGCGGCGGCGCAGCCCGAGCACAAGCAGCAGAAGCTCTGGCACCTCTTTCAGAATTCGGCCACCGCCGTGGCGCAGCTCTACAAGG accgGGTGTGCCAGCAGCCGGGGCTCTCCCTCTGGGTCCCCTTCCAGAACGCCGCCACTGCGGTCACCAACCTCTACAAAG AGAGCGTGGATGCCCACCAGCGAAGCTTTGATTTAGGAATTCAGATTGGCTATCAGCGTCGGAATAAGGATGTGTTAGCCTGGGTTAAGAAACGCAGAAGAACTATTCGAAGAGAAGACTTAATCAGCTTCCTTTGTGGAAAAGTCCCTCCTCCAAGAAATTCTAGAGCTCCCCCAAGACTGACTGTAGTATCCCCTAATCGAGCTACTTCAACAGAAACTAGCTCATCTGTAGAGACTGATTTGCAACCCTTCCGTGAAGCCATAGCTCTGCATG gTCTTAGTGGTGCAATGGCTAGTATAAGTGTTCGCTCGAGTACCCCAGGCTCGCCTACTCACGTGAGCAGTGGCTCCAATGCTAGTCGAAGGAGAAATGGACTCCATGATGTTGATTTGAACACTTTCATATCAGAAGAAATGGCACTCCACTTGGACAATGGTGGAACTAGAAAGCGTACCTCAGCCCAGTGTGGCGATGTCATTACAGACTCACCAACTCATAAACGCAACAGAATGATCTAA